In the genome of bacterium, the window CGACGCCCAGGGCGCCGCTGTAGGCAAACTGCCAGCTGGACGGAAGCGAAAACATTTCCCGCGCGATACGCTGCTCCGGATATATGTTTACCGCGCCACCGCGTACCTGGAAAATTGGAAACACGCTGCCCCGAAGAGCGGGGATTCGCAGTTCGAGGAGTACACCGGCGTTGAGGAAATCCGTGTTCGACTCGTACTCATCGAGCGTCGAACGGAGCACGCCGCCCCCCGCATAGAGTCCCACCGCGGCATTGCGATGCAGAATGTATGAGAATTCAACATTGCCGATGGGACGAAAATGATAATTCTGGCTTTCCTTCGTGAGGTCGCCACCCAGCACCCCGAGTCCGGCCTCAAGACCCAGGCGCATCGAATGCAGACGCGGTGCAAAAGGATATCCGCGCAGCTGTGCCTGGGCCTGCACCATGCACAACGATGAGCAGAGGAGAACGAGGAGAAAACAGCGTTTCATAAAAATACCGTACATTGACTCCAGTGAAGATCCATGCTGCTTCGCGACGAGGGCAGACCGGCGAGACGCATATTGATAGTTGAAAAGTATACTAAAATCCGCCAATGACAGCAAAGAAGATGTCCCTCTTCCACACGGAATCGGATAAGGAAAAAAAGGCACGCATGCGCAAAATTCTCCGTGCGCTGCGCAAGGATTTCCCGGTTCCCGCCTGTGCGCTTCTGCACGAAAACCCTTTTCAGCTGCTCATAGCCACCATTCTGTCGGCACAGTGTACTGATGAGCGCGTGAACATGGTGACACCCGATCTTTTTGCGCGCTACCCCACCGCGGAAGCCATGGCCGCTGCGGATCAGGAAGATATAGCGGAAATCATCCGCAGCACGGGCTTTTTCCAGAACAAATCCAAAAACATCAAAGCCTGTTGCCAGGTCCTGATGCGTGAACATAACGGACGCGTCCCCTCAGCAATGGAAGAACTCGTGGCACTCCCTGGCGTTGGCCGGAAAACTGCGAATGTCGTGCTCGGCAACGCATTCGGCGTCCCCGGCTTCCCGGTCGACACACACGTCAAGCGTATCAGCAACCTGCTCGAGCTCACGGACTCACAGAATCCCGAAATCATCGAGCAGCACCTCTGCTCCATCACCCCGAAGAAAGAATGGACCGATGCCAGTCATCTCTTCATTCTCCATGGACGCAAAACCTGCATCGCCCGCCGCCCAAAATGTACCGAGTGCATCATCGCCCCTCTGTGCCCCTCCGCAGGGATATAGGAACACGGACAAAGCGGATAACACGAATCAGTGGGAACACGAACGAAGCGGATAGCACGAATCAGTGGGAACACGGATTTTCACGGGTATCACTGATTTTCACGGAAGAGGGGGGAAAGCCGAATTTGTAGACTTTTGTGCCAGTTGATTCAACTCTCGAAAACAACTACCACAGATGCTTACAAACTCGGCT includes:
- the nth gene encoding endonuclease III gives rise to the protein MSLFHTESDKEKKARMRKILRALRKDFPVPACALLHENPFQLLIATILSAQCTDERVNMVTPDLFARYPTAEAMAAADQEDIAEIIRSTGFFQNKSKNIKACCQVLMREHNGRVPSAMEELVALPGVGRKTANVVLGNAFGVPGFPVDTHVKRISNLLELTDSQNPEIIEQHLCSITPKKEWTDASHLFILHGRKTCIARRPKCTECIIAPLCPSAGI